The Pseudarthrobacter sulfonivorans genome includes a window with the following:
- a CDS encoding alpha-amylase family protein yields the protein MRIAETSDLWWKNAVIYCLDVETFFDDDGDGTGDFAGLTQRVDYLAALGVTCIWLMPFYPSPDRDDGYDVTDFFTVDPRLGTMGDLVEFIRGAKDRGMRVIADFVVNHTSSQHPWFVEARKSKDSPYRDYYVWRADTPPDTSSEVVFPGEQTSLWTKDDATGEWYLHMFAEHQPDLNVTNPKVRNEIAKAMGLWLELGLDGFRLDAVPFFLETRGQPKDEAAKLDPHEYLSALRSFLGRRNGSAVMLGEVNLPYKEQLEYFGGTAGNELNMQFDFMTMQHLYLSLARQDARPMAENLKSRPPLHPDNQWAMFVRNHDELTLDKLTDAERQEVFAAFGPEKNMQIYGRGLRRRLPPMLSGDAERIRMVYSLMFSLPGTPVLFYGEEIGMGEDLRQKSRAAVRTPMQWNATKNGGFSSAKASDLVAPLARGDYGPENVNAAAAKRDPDSLWNFMARLIQRYRESPELGWGEFVVIDQPEPAVFAHTCTSDGATMVLLHHFGTGKVKVTGKVGGEDAPKRAYKGATLLDVLDGGNVPLEPDGGFTVELGRYGYRWFRVQQPGDQLAP from the coding sequence GTGAGGATCGCCGAAACCTCGGACCTCTGGTGGAAGAACGCCGTCATCTACTGCCTGGACGTGGAGACCTTCTTCGACGACGACGGCGACGGAACCGGCGATTTCGCCGGCCTCACCCAGCGCGTGGACTACCTCGCGGCGCTCGGCGTCACGTGCATCTGGCTGATGCCGTTCTACCCGTCGCCGGACCGCGACGACGGGTACGATGTGACGGATTTCTTCACGGTGGATCCGCGGCTGGGAACCATGGGCGACCTCGTGGAGTTCATCCGCGGCGCCAAGGACCGGGGCATGCGGGTGATCGCCGACTTTGTGGTCAACCACACCTCCAGCCAGCATCCGTGGTTCGTGGAGGCCAGGAAGTCGAAGGACAGCCCGTACCGGGACTACTACGTCTGGCGAGCGGATACACCCCCGGACACGTCCTCCGAGGTGGTCTTTCCGGGCGAGCAGACGTCCCTGTGGACCAAGGACGACGCCACCGGCGAGTGGTACCTGCACATGTTCGCCGAGCACCAGCCGGACCTGAACGTGACCAATCCCAAGGTCCGGAACGAGATCGCCAAGGCCATGGGGCTCTGGCTTGAGCTCGGCTTGGACGGCTTCCGGCTGGACGCCGTGCCGTTCTTCCTGGAGACCCGGGGCCAGCCCAAGGACGAGGCCGCCAAACTCGACCCGCACGAGTACCTCAGCGCGCTCCGCAGCTTCCTGGGCCGACGCAACGGCAGCGCGGTGATGCTCGGCGAGGTCAATCTGCCCTACAAGGAGCAGCTGGAATACTTCGGCGGCACCGCGGGCAACGAACTGAACATGCAGTTCGACTTTATGACCATGCAGCACCTCTACCTGTCCCTGGCCCGCCAGGACGCCCGCCCAATGGCGGAAAACCTGAAGAGCCGTCCACCGCTGCATCCGGACAACCAGTGGGCCATGTTCGTCCGCAACCACGACGAGCTCACGCTAGACAAGCTCACCGACGCCGAACGGCAGGAGGTATTCGCCGCCTTCGGTCCCGAGAAGAACATGCAGATCTATGGGCGAGGACTCCGCCGCAGGCTGCCGCCGATGCTCAGCGGTGACGCCGAAAGGATCCGGATGGTGTACTCGCTGATGTTCTCGCTGCCCGGCACCCCGGTCCTCTTCTACGGCGAGGAAATCGGCATGGGCGAGGACCTTCGCCAGAAAAGTCGGGCCGCTGTGCGCACCCCCATGCAATGGAACGCCACGAAGAACGGCGGCTTCTCAAGCGCCAAGGCATCCGATCTGGTTGCCCCTCTGGCCCGCGGTGACTACGGTCCGGAGAACGTCAACGCGGCGGCCGCAAAACGGGACCCTGATTCCCTCTGGAACTTTATGGCCAGGCTGATCCAGCGCTATCGCGAGTCGCCGGAACTGGGCTGGGGTGAGTTCGTGGTGATCGACCAGCCCGAGCCGGCGGTCTTCGCCCACACCTGCACCTCGGACGGGGCCACCATGGTGCTGCTCCACCATTTCGGCACGGGGAAAGTGAAGGTCACCGGCAAGGTCGGCGGCGAGGATGCGCCGAAGCGGGCGTATAAGGGTGCCACCCTGCTGGACGTGCTCGACGGCGGCAACGTGCCGCTAGAGCCCGACGGCGGCTTCACCGTTGAACTGGGCCGTTACGGCTATCGGTGGTTCCGGGTGCAGCAGCCGGGTGACCAGCTGGCACCTTAG
- a CDS encoding TIGR03885 family FMN-dependent LLM class oxidoreductase gives MVTVGFHASHEQISPGQLLKDVQHAEQAGFDAAMCSDHIEPWSARQGHSGFAWSWLGAALATTDLRFGVVTAPGQRYHPAVTAHASATLAAMFPGRFWMALGSGENMNEHVTGEAWPPKETRQRRLEECVDIIRRLHRGEVVTHHGLVTVEQARIWDVPQPPPPLIAPAISVETARRAAGWADGLVTVNQPPEKLTRMLAAYRDNGGQGKAVLQVHLSWARREEDAVATALDQWRTNTFAPPVPWDLPTAAHFDGVSGHVGEDPVRESVNISASLDQHAEWLAGYAALGFDELYLHFVGQDQAPFIDAFGAGVLPQLRGTAHPGSRVQEASA, from the coding sequence ATGGTCACCGTCGGCTTTCACGCCTCGCATGAACAGATCAGCCCTGGGCAGCTTCTCAAGGACGTTCAGCACGCGGAGCAGGCAGGCTTTGACGCTGCCATGTGCTCGGACCACATTGAACCGTGGTCCGCCCGGCAAGGCCATTCCGGCTTCGCGTGGTCCTGGCTTGGCGCCGCGCTGGCTACCACAGACCTCCGATTTGGCGTGGTGACTGCACCGGGCCAGCGGTACCACCCCGCCGTCACCGCCCACGCCTCGGCCACGCTGGCGGCCATGTTCCCGGGCCGTTTCTGGATGGCCTTGGGGAGCGGCGAGAACATGAACGAGCACGTCACGGGCGAAGCCTGGCCGCCCAAGGAAACACGGCAGCGCAGGCTTGAGGAATGCGTGGACATCATCCGCCGCCTGCACCGCGGCGAGGTGGTGACCCACCACGGGCTGGTAACCGTTGAGCAGGCCCGGATCTGGGACGTCCCGCAGCCGCCTCCGCCGCTGATCGCCCCGGCCATCAGCGTGGAGACGGCACGCCGTGCCGCCGGTTGGGCGGACGGCCTGGTGACGGTGAACCAGCCGCCGGAGAAGCTCACGCGCATGCTGGCCGCGTACCGGGACAACGGTGGCCAGGGCAAGGCCGTCCTGCAGGTTCACCTGTCCTGGGCGCGGCGGGAGGAGGATGCCGTGGCCACGGCCCTGGACCAGTGGCGGACCAACACCTTCGCCCCTCCTGTGCCGTGGGACCTGCCCACCGCCGCCCATTTCGACGGCGTCAGCGGCCACGTGGGCGAGGACCCGGTGCGGGAATCGGTGAACATCTCCGCCAGCCTCGACCAGCACGCCGAGTGGCTGGCCGGCTACGCCGCGCTGGGCTTCGACGAGCTGTACCTGCACTTTGTGGGCCAGGACCAGGCGCCGTTCATCGACGCGTTCGGCGCCGGCGTCCTGCCGCAGCTGCGCGGCACGGCCCATCCCGGTTCACGTGTGCAGGAGGCTTCAGCGTGA